One Deinococcus sp. LM3 genomic region harbors:
- the proB gene encoding glutamate 5-kinase has product MRVVLKLGTSVLTGGTDRLHRPRLVDLMRGLSAVRAAGHEAVLVTSGAVLAGWEALGFPPRDRTLAEKQLLAAVGQGRLMHMYAQLADLYGLPVAQVLLTADDFRDRTRYLNARTTLDACLARGVMPIINENDAVALEQIKVGDNDTLSAFVANLTEADLLVILTDAPGLYTSDPRSDPTATLIPVVERVTPEVWARAGGAGSHRGTGGMHTKIQAAEIATRAGTPVVIAPGDAPDALVRIVGGEALGTRFLAAGTRLEARKRWILAEIAAGRVLLDAGAASAVRERGGSLLPAGITQVEGTFRRGHTIRLIDPGGHEIARGLTRYDAADLTRIAGRHSRDIEGLLGFTYGPEAVHRDDLVRL; this is encoded by the coding sequence ATGCGCGTAGTCCTGAAACTCGGCACCAGTGTCCTGACCGGCGGCACGGACCGCCTGCACCGCCCCCGTCTGGTGGACCTGATGCGCGGCCTGTCTGCCGTGCGCGCCGCCGGGCACGAGGCCGTCCTGGTCACCAGCGGCGCCGTCCTGGCCGGCTGGGAGGCACTGGGCTTCCCGCCGCGCGACCGCACCCTGGCAGAGAAACAGCTGCTGGCCGCCGTCGGCCAGGGCCGCCTGATGCACATGTACGCGCAACTGGCCGACCTGTATGGTCTGCCGGTCGCGCAGGTGCTGCTGACCGCCGACGACTTCCGGGACCGCACCCGCTACCTGAACGCCCGCACCACCCTGGACGCCTGCCTGGCGCGCGGGGTCATGCCGATCATCAACGAGAACGACGCCGTGGCCCTCGAACAGATCAAGGTCGGGGACAACGACACCCTCTCGGCGTTCGTGGCGAACCTGACCGAGGCGGACCTGCTGGTCATCCTGACCGACGCGCCCGGCCTGTACACCTCCGACCCGCGCAGCGACCCCACGGCCACGCTGATCCCGGTCGTGGAGCGCGTCACGCCGGAAGTCTGGGCGCGTGCCGGTGGGGCCGGATCGCACCGGGGCACGGGCGGCATGCACACCAAGATCCAGGCAGCCGAGATCGCCACCCGCGCCGGAACGCCCGTCGTGATCGCGCCCGGCGACGCCCCGGACGCCCTGGTCCGCATCGTGGGCGGCGAGGCCCTCGGTACGCGCTTCCTGGCCGCCGGGACCCGCCTGGAAGCCCGCAAACGCTGGATCCTGGCCGAGATCGCCGCCGGGCGCGTCCTGCTGGACGCCGGGGCCGCCAGCGCCGTCCGCGAACGCGGCGGGAGCCTGCTGCCCGCCGGGATCACGCAGGTCGAGGGCACGTTCCGCCGGGGGCACACCATCCGCCTGATCGACCCCGGCGGCCACGAGATCGCGCGCGGCCTGACCCGCTACGACGCGGCCGACCTGACCCGCATCGCCGGGCGGCACTCGCGTGACATCGAGGGCCTGCTGGGCTTCACGTACGGCCCGGAAGCCGTGCACCGCGACGACCTCGTGCGGTTGTAG
- a CDS encoding glycosyltransferase, producing MTEVLKIIDVIGLLLFCLYIVQQTAAALQRKPRVRVESSGAQLNFLIPALNEAQVIGATLENLRRTVPSARIVVIDDASDDQTAQIVLRAAQGDPAITLLQRQHPEARQNKGRAMNWAVRGLLRDGFFGDCPDQQVIVVLDADGRVQEDFAGQVWGAFADPNVMAAQGWMRFRQTGARPGPAGLVSRMLLFQQDLEAFITGHIQRYRVRGGTASLTGNGQCMRVSYVAQQLDAGTDPWPEVLLEDFASAVEIRLHSPEHRIAYLPTHISQQGMVELSGFIRQRVRWTQGAMECLPYLRRLWRTRASWITRLDFSYFILGPWLNLLLIISFASQGLRRVFGGQGLTITPEVGLLLTVLPLIMQLNWVLRYIRERRLPLRYLPFAMVSLPVYSFALLSSLPKAYFNHFTGRRGWYKSVRHDDATLELPERHAEPARSNVTAPAASD from the coding sequence TTGACAGAAGTACTGAAAATCATCGACGTGATCGGCCTGCTGCTGTTCTGCCTGTACATCGTGCAGCAAACGGCGGCGGCCCTGCAGAGAAAACCCCGCGTGCGGGTCGAGAGCAGCGGAGCGCAGCTGAACTTCCTGATTCCGGCGCTGAACGAGGCCCAGGTGATCGGAGCGACCCTGGAAAACCTGCGCCGCACGGTGCCGAGTGCCCGGATCGTCGTCATCGACGACGCGAGTGACGATCAGACGGCCCAGATCGTCCTGCGGGCGGCTCAGGGCGACCCGGCCATCACGCTGCTGCAACGGCAGCACCCGGAAGCCCGCCAGAACAAGGGCCGCGCCATGAACTGGGCCGTGCGCGGATTGCTGCGCGACGGGTTCTTCGGTGACTGCCCCGACCAGCAGGTCATCGTGGTGCTCGACGCCGACGGCCGCGTTCAGGAGGACTTCGCGGGGCAGGTCTGGGGGGCGTTCGCCGACCCGAACGTCATGGCCGCGCAGGGCTGGATGCGCTTCCGGCAGACCGGTGCGCGGCCGGGACCGGCCGGCCTGGTCTCACGGATGCTGCTGTTCCAGCAGGATCTCGAAGCGTTCATCACGGGCCATATCCAGCGCTACCGGGTGCGCGGCGGAACGGCGTCCCTGACCGGCAACGGCCAGTGCATGCGCGTCAGTTACGTGGCGCAGCAACTGGACGCCGGCACCGATCCCTGGCCCGAAGTGCTGCTGGAGGATTTCGCGAGCGCCGTCGAGATTCGCCTGCATTCGCCAGAACACCGGATCGCCTACCTGCCCACGCACATCAGCCAGCAGGGCATGGTGGAACTCTCCGGGTTCATCCGGCAGCGGGTCCGCTGGACGCAGGGAGCCATGGAGTGCCTGCCGTACCTCCGCAGACTGTGGCGAACCCGCGCCAGCTGGATCACGCGCTTGGACTTCAGTTACTTCATCCTGGGACCCTGGTTGAACCTGCTGCTGATCATCAGTTTCGCCAGCCAGGGGCTGCGCCGGGTCTTCGGAGGACAGGGACTGACGATCACGCCCGAGGTCGGGCTGCTCCTGACCGTGCTGCCGCTGATCATGCAGCTGAACTGGGTGCTGCGGTACATCCGCGAGCGGCGGCTGCCACTCCGCTACCTGCCATTTGCCATGGTCAGCCTGCCCGTCTACTCGTTCGCGCTGCTGTCCAGCCTGCCGAAAGCGTACTTCAACCACTTCACCGGACGCCGGGGCTGGTACAAGAGCGTCCGGCATGACGACGCCACGCTGGAGCTTCCGGAACGGCACGCGGAACCCGCGAGGTCCAACGTGACCGCTCCGGCCGCTTCGGACTGA
- a CDS encoding alpha/beta fold hydrolase family protein, protein MTPTAQTPAAQTARLFRHAPLLLDCGQPVNDVTVTYHTYGTPQPTATLVLHALTGTSAVHEWWPDFLGEGRPLDPTRDYVICANVLGGCAGTTGPADLPRVAGADAPLTLRDMARTGRALLEHLGVNRVRIVGASMGGMLAYAWLLECPDLVERAVIIGAPARHSPWAIGLNTAARSAIRAAPGGEGLKVARQIAMLSYRSPESFAVTQTGQRVPGVPAITSYLHHHGEKLQARFCERSYVALTGAMDAFQPTDQELRTIQTPTLVVGIRSDVLYPPTEVRAGAALLPRAHYHELDSIHGHDAFLMDPGPLPTLVSAFLSA, encoded by the coding sequence CTGACCCCCACCGCCCAGACGCCTGCCGCGCAGACCGCCCGTCTGTTCCGGCACGCGCCCCTGCTGCTCGACTGCGGACAGCCCGTGAACGACGTGACCGTCACGTACCACACGTACGGCACGCCGCAACCCACCGCCACCCTCGTCCTGCACGCCCTGACCGGCACGAGTGCCGTGCACGAGTGGTGGCCGGACTTCCTGGGCGAGGGCCGCCCGCTGGACCCCACGCGCGACTACGTGATCTGCGCGAACGTGCTGGGCGGTTGCGCCGGCACGACCGGCCCCGCCGACCTGCCCCGCGTGGCCGGCGCCGACGCGCCCCTGACCCTGCGCGACATGGCCCGCACCGGCCGCGCCCTGCTCGAACACCTGGGCGTGAACCGCGTGCGGATCGTGGGCGCCAGCATGGGCGGCATGCTCGCCTACGCCTGGCTGCTCGAATGCCCGGACCTCGTGGAACGCGCCGTGATCATCGGCGCCCCGGCGCGCCACTCACCGTGGGCGATCGGCCTGAACACCGCTGCCCGAAGCGCCATCCGCGCCGCACCCGGCGGGGAAGGCCTGAAGGTCGCGCGGCAGATCGCCATGCTCTCGTACCGCAGCCCCGAGAGTTTCGCCGTCACGCAGACCGGCCAGCGCGTGCCCGGCGTGCCCGCCATCACCAGTTACCTGCACCACCACGGTGAGAAGCTCCAGGCGCGCTTCTGCGAACGCAGCTACGTGGCCCTGACCGGCGCCATGGACGCCTTCCAGCCCACCGACCAGGAACTGCGCACCATCCAGACGCCCACCCTGGTCGTCGGGATCCGCAGCGACGTCCTGTACCCCCCCACCGAGGTTCGGGCCGGCGCGGCCCTGCTACCCCGCGCCCACTACCACGAACTGGACTCCATTCACGGCCACGACGCCTTCCTGATGGACCCCGGCCCCCTGCCCACCCTGGTCAGCGCCTTCCTGAGCGCCTGA
- a CDS encoding bifunctional 5,10-methylenetetrahydrofolate dehydrogenase/5,10-methenyltetrahydrofolate cyclohydrolase: MTTPDPTPTETALPSGPLTGKALADQVTRGVKADLRAWNFRPHLVSVLASGDPASRVYVDSKARRAERLGVQFTARDLGDTLTDAALHAALDELSADPGVHGIMLELPLAPGLDADAALLRLAPRKDVEGLSPANLALIAAGRETEALLPPTPRSVRFLLRAALGDDLRGLNIAVIGPGRTVGRPLTFMLNNRGATVTLCNEHTRDLRRVLAPMDAIVVAVGRAALLRPDHVQPHHVVIDAGINVQPGGVVGDATPELPVRAQTPVPGGVGPLTSALMYQNLVRAVKLQRGEPVE, encoded by the coding sequence ATGACCACACCGGACCCCACCCCCACCGAAACTGCGCTTCCCAGCGGCCCCCTGACCGGCAAGGCCCTGGCCGATCAGGTCACGCGCGGCGTGAAAGCCGACCTGCGCGCCTGGAACTTCCGCCCGCACCTCGTCAGCGTGCTCGCCAGCGGCGACCCGGCCTCCCGCGTGTACGTGGACAGCAAGGCACGCCGCGCCGAACGCCTCGGCGTGCAGTTCACCGCCCGCGACCTGGGCGACACCCTGACCGACGCCGCCCTGCACGCCGCCCTCGACGAACTCTCCGCCGACCCCGGCGTGCACGGCATCATGCTCGAACTGCCGCTCGCACCCGGCCTGGACGCCGACGCCGCCCTGCTGCGACTCGCGCCCCGCAAGGACGTCGAGGGCCTCAGCCCCGCCAACCTCGCCCTGATCGCCGCCGGACGTGAAACCGAGGCGCTGCTGCCACCCACCCCACGCTCTGTCCGCTTCCTGCTGCGCGCCGCCCTCGGCGACGACCTGCGCGGCCTGAACATCGCCGTGATCGGCCCCGGACGCACCGTGGGCCGCCCCCTGACCTTCATGCTGAACAACCGGGGCGCGACCGTCACCCTCTGCAACGAACACACCCGCGACCTGCGCCGCGTGCTGGCCCCCATGGACGCCATCGTGGTCGCCGTGGGCCGCGCCGCACTGCTGCGCCCGGACCACGTGCAACCGCACCACGTCGTCATCGACGCCGGGATCAACGTGCAGCCCGGCGGCGTGGTCGGCGACGCCACCCCGGAACTGCCGGTCCGCGCGCAGACCCCCGTCCCCGGGGGGGTCGGCCCGCTCACCAGCGCCCTGATGTACCAGAACCTCGTGCGCGCCGTGAAACTCCAGCGCGGCGAGCCCGTCGAGTGA
- a CDS encoding TetR/AcrR family transcriptional regulator — MVTDTPRPARARSAEEKNRRRDDILRAAERLWTTTTYADLSMNQVAREARLAKGTLYLYFDTKEELFLALLSEHLHAWITRTAELLQERRPRTPTEVSDALLDSSETLTPLRRLLVLLGTVLERNVRPELATEFRRDLDAQLGRLVEHMPYSPATTLRILRHLYAVAIGWQQFSESLPGLDPNTGEPRQDAQWTFQSEFELVLRAVVDRLAAADS; from the coding sequence ATGGTCACCGACACGCCCCGCCCCGCCCGCGCCCGCAGCGCCGAAGAAAAGAACCGTCGCCGCGACGACATCCTCCGCGCCGCCGAGCGCCTCTGGACCACCACGACCTACGCCGACCTCAGCATGAATCAGGTGGCCCGCGAGGCCCGCCTTGCCAAGGGCACCCTGTACCTGTACTTCGACACCAAGGAAGAACTGTTCCTGGCACTGCTCAGCGAGCACCTGCACGCCTGGATCACCCGCACCGCCGAGCTGTTGCAGGAGCGCCGGCCCCGCACGCCCACCGAGGTCAGCGACGCCCTGCTGGACTCCAGCGAGACCCTGACGCCCCTGCGCCGCCTGCTGGTGCTGCTGGGCACCGTGCTGGAACGCAACGTGCGCCCGGAACTCGCCACCGAATTCCGCCGCGACCTGGACGCCCAGCTGGGCCGACTGGTCGAGCACATGCCGTACTCGCCCGCCACCACGCTGCGCATCCTGCGGCACCTGTACGCGGTCGCCATCGGCTGGCAGCAGTTCAGCGAGTCCCTGCCCGGCCTGGACCCCAACACCGGGGAGCCCCGGCAGGACGCCCAGTGGACCTTCCAGAGCGAGTTCGAACTGGTGCTGCGCGCCGTCGTGGACCGCCTGGCCGCCGCCGACAGCTGA